Part of the Natrialbaceae archaeon AArc-T1-2 genome, AAACACGGACGCAGAACGTGCTCTCATCGGAGAAAGACTACGAAGACATCGAGGTGGAACGAGTCCCGCTAGAACCGGCTGATGAATGACAATATCTCTATCGCGTGCTACCGGTTCTCACGCTGCTCTACTTTGTTCAGCTCGATGAGTAATCGGAAAATGGCTTTCACCAGGTTGGGCTCGAGGCCGAACTGCGCGGCGTTCTCGCCCGCTCGTTCCATCACGCGCTCTTCTTGTTTCGCGTCGGTCGTCGGCAGCCCCTCGGCGGCTTTGACCTGGGCGATCGAGTCCGCGACGTAGGTCCGTCGAGCGATCAGTTCGACGAGGTTGCGGTCTATCTCCTGGATCTCTTCGCGCAGTTCGTCGAGTTCCATCTGCTCGGGGGTTCGCTCACTCGCTTCGTCGTCAGGTTCCGGATCTCGAGTCATATCGTGTGTGTCCCGTCAGTTCGCGTTCGAAGTAATCGCGTGGTTCCGTCCCGATTCGTCCAGCGCTCTTGTACCGCCTCGAGAGCCGTCCGATCTCCGACGGCCACGTAGCTCGGGCCCGTGCCCGACAGTGAGACGCCGTCGGCGGCCGGCATGGCGTCGATCATCGGTCCCGTCGGGAACTCGAGGGCGGCGGCGAAGGCGAAGCCGTTGACGGTCATCGCCTCGCCGTAGCGTCCGTCGAGTGCGAGTTCGGCGACGAGTTCGGCCATCGGGGCGATCCGCTCACAGGCCGAGACGTCGGTGTCGGCGCTGTAGGCCCGTTCCGGCGGCGTGTACACCAGGGCGTGGCAGTTGAATTCCTCCCGGGCGAGTAACTCGTCGCCGGTGTTGTCGGTCACCGTCACGCCCCCGAGCATGCTCGCGCTCGCGTCGTCGAACGCGCCCGTCACCGTCACGCCGGCGTCGCGGGCCGCCTGCACGCCGAGTCGGCAGGCGTCGACCCGATCGACCGCGTCGGCGAGCCCGAGCGCCTCGAGCGTTGCGAGCACCGTCGCGTTCGCAGCGGCGCTCGAACTCTTCAGTCCCGACGCCATCGGGGTCTCGGTCTCGGTGCGGACGTGTCCGCCGGCCTCGGTCGGCTCGAGGCCTGCCTCGGCGGCGTAGCGTTCGAGTGTCAGTTCGACGCAGCGTTCGATCAACGAGGCGTCCGCGTCGGGTTCCTCGGCGATCTCGCCCGTGACGGTCCCGCCGGTGTCGAGCGAGACAGAGGCGGTCGTCTCGAGGTCGATCGCGAACGCCGACCCCGTACCGGTAGCGAGCGCGTTGAGCACCGTTCCGGCTGCGGGGGCAACGGCCCGGCCGTCCATGTCCTCATTTGCTCAACGGGACTATTTACGGCTGGCGATCCGCGCAGCCGATCTCGTTCCAGAAACTGTATTGTGAATAATAAACAATACACAGCTCTTCCGAGAGAGCGGTAATCCGTGTTACTCTGAAAGATTTCGCGGAACCCCTTCGCACGAGAGTTTAGTTCTGCTCCCCCGCGACGAAGTGTATAGTGTGTGGTGTTGTGGATATAGCACAATATATTAGTGCCTCCGCGAACAACACCTGGATATGGCAACGAAAACGAGACCGGCGAACGTGACGGATCACGATTGGCATTACTCGCCGCGGACGTCGACGCTGTTCGGCCTGTTTATGGCCGTCGCAGTCTTCGGCTGGGTGGTCAGTACGTTCCTGAGCGGGATTCACTTCTGGGCGATTCCCCAGATCCCGTCCGACGCCGAACTCTCCGGGAGCATCGAGGTCATCACGAGCTCGTACGCCTACGTCTTCGGGGTGCCGCTTGCGACGCTCGGGGCGTTTTACTACCTGACGACGATCGGGCTGGCGGCCTGGTGGCTCGATACGCGCCATCCGCTCATCGTCAAGATCCTGACGCCGATCACGGCGAGTGGCGTGCTCGCCTCGTCGTACTTCGTCTGGCTGCAGCTGGTTCCGATCGGGGAGATCTGTCCGTTCTGTATGATGTCTGCGGCGGCGACGGTGACCCTGCTCGGACTCGAGTTGGCGATCCTGCGAACGAGCGACCTGCCGCCGACGACCGAACTGCTCGCTGACGCTGGCTCCCTGCTCGAGCGGACCACGTTCACCTGGCCGATACTCGCGGTTGCGATCGGCGTGTTGACCCTCGCCGCGTTCTACGGGGCGACCATGGCTCCGGTCCCCGGGGCGTAAGGGTTCGGTTCAGTTCGGTTCGACGAACGGTTCGTTTTTCCCGACGCGCGCACAACCGTCCGTCCATGAGCGCCCGATCCAACGTCGCACCGAGTACGCTCTCGGTCGAACTCCAGGAGGGTGGCGTCGCCGTCCAGTATCTCGACGGACGTGAGACGTTCTACCACGGCGTGCCCGAACCCGTCGAGGGTGCGGTCCAGACCCCACCGGGCAAGGAGGTCCACGTGCTCGTCACCGACGCCGACGGCGTCGAGGGCGTGATGACCTACGTCAACGACCGCAACACCCACGACGACATCCTCGAGTCGACCGGCGTCGGCCGGATCATGCTCGACAGCGACGACGAGACCCAGCTGTTTCCCGGCGTCACCGTCGGCACCGACGGCTACTCGGTCGTCGTCGAAGCCGACCTCGAGGTCGTCGACGGCCGGGTGTTCGTCTTTGCGGAGGACGAGATAAGCGAACACGGCTACGAACTCGTCTCCGAGTAATGCCGCTTGCTAAACCCTGGCGCGACCTCGATCGGGAGACGGTCGCCCGCGCGCCGGACCGACCGGGTGTCTACGAACTCGGCGACGCCAGCGGGACTGTCCTCGCCGTCGATTCAGGGGTTCTGCGGGACGAACTCAAGAGCGCGCTCGCCTACGGCGACGGCGAGCGGGTTCGCTGGGAGGAAACCCACACCCTCGAGCAGGCCGACGATCTCGCAGCGAGCCACCGCGAGCGGCTGTAGTCACAGGATGTACGGTGGCTCGGAGTCGTCCTCGTCACATCGTTTCTCGTGTTCTTCTGCATCCGACCGATCGTCGAACAGCAGTCCACAGGTCTCACACTCGTACCAGATCGCACCGTCGCGTTCGGTCTGGGCGACCATACGGAACCGTGTGACAGCCGCACTCAAAGCCGTTTCTCCGCTCCGGAACTGATCGGCGGTGACGACGGCTACTCGTCCTCGATCGTCCGGACGGTGACGACGGGGACGGTCGCGTTCGGCACGACCCGCTGGGAGACGCTGCCGACGACGAGTCGCTCGAGCGTACTCTTGCTCTCGGTGCCCATCACGAGCACGTCGACGTCTTCCCCGTCGACGTACGCGAGAATCGTCTCGTGGGGGGCTCCCTGCTCGACGTGTCTCGTGGCCTCGATGTCGCGCGATGCGGCCTGGTCGACCACGTCCATCGTCGTCTGCGCTCCGTGCTCTTCGAAGGCCGCGAGTGTGTCCGAGACGTCGGACTCGACGTCGACGGCATACAGCGCGTGCAGCCGGGCGTCGGCGCCACCGGCTAGTCTCAGGGCGTGATCCGTCGCCGCGGCCGAACCGGACCAGCCGTCGGTCGCGAGCGCGACGTCGTCTACCGTCTCGGCGATCGTCGCGTTCGGACTCACGGTACAGACCGGACGGCGGGCATCACGGACCACCTCGAGAGCGACGCTGCCGACCAGCACCTGCTGAATACCCGTTCGACCGTGTGTCCCAACGACGATCAGATCGACGTCGTGTTCGTCGGCGTATGCGAGGATCTCGCCGGCTGGTCTCCCTTCGCGAACCGTCGACCGGGCGACGCGTCCCGCCTCGCGTGCGTCGTCGGCGACGGCGGCGGCGAACTCCTCGTAAAGCGTTCGACTCTCCTCGTCGGGCGCGACCGACAGGACGTGAACGGTCGCCTCCGGTCCGCGAGCGAGCGCGGTTCCCTGTTTCGTGGCGGCGTCGGCGACGTCGCTGCCGTCGGTCGCGACCAGAACGTCGTCGTACATGTCCAAGCGTACGGAGGCGACCGCCTTGAAACTCCCCTCCACTCGAATCGCTTCGTTCGCCTTCGCGTTCGTCGACCGACCCGTCGTGTGGATCGGAATCGGGCCGGCAACCAGTCTCGAGAGCGAGGACTTTCTCTCGTTCCTACCGATTCGTCGACAGGAAGGCTTACAACGGGATGCTCGAGTTATCGATCTATGCAAGGCGATGCGTCACGAGAGCACGCCGGTACAACGGAGAATAGTCAGCTTCCAAACCTCGTCACTGTCGTCGGACGCGGCGTTCCCTCGAACGTCGAAATCTCGGTCGACGGCGACATCGAACTGGTCGGCGACGCCCCCCTCGAAGAGGCCATCGTCGTCTCGGGTGGCACGGCAGAAGGGGCGATCGACGTCGGCGTGTGGCGCTTTCGATTCTCCGGCGAGCTGGCGAACGTCCACGTCGTCGACTGGAACGGCGTCGAGGGAGCCGACTCCGCGAGTACCCCGACCGTCCACGTCGAGTACGGCGTTCCCGAACGATAACGTTCGCGTGCCGACGGCGTCCGGTTGGAAGAGTTGAAGTGACCCCCGCAGAAAGGAAGCGGTATCGTGACATCAGCAGTTCGGCGAGCAGGGGCGTTTGCAGCGCTCTGTACGCTCTCGCTCGCCGTACCGCTTCTCGGCCCGGCGGTCGCGATCCCGATTCCGGTCGTCGTGTTGCTGGGAGCACTCGTGGTCACCGACGGACCACTGTTCGACCTCTTCGCCTACCCGGACGACTACGAGGACGGTCGCCTCTACGGGCTGATGGCGTTCGTCCTCGCGGCGACCGCACTCGGGGTCGTCGCGGTGATGTCTTCGATGACGATCGCTGCCTTCGTCGGGGCCGTGATGCTCGTCGGCTACGGGAACCTCGCCGCACGGCTCGCCAGACGACGGGCCGACGACCCATCGGTCTCCGTCGGGGCGTTCTGTCTGGCTGGCGGCCTCGCTGCCGTCGTCGGACAGGCACTCGCGCTCGCGCTCGCCGGCGAGGCGGTCGGAGCCGCTGCGGCGACGATCGTCTTTCTCGCGGCAAGCGGCGCGTTGCTCGCGTCGATTCTCCGTGAGGTGTTGATCCTCTATGACGCCCCCGTGATCATGCTCGTCGTCGGACTCGTACTCTGGTTGCTCATCGAACTCGAGCCGGCCGTCGGCTCGCTCGAGGTCGTCGTCGCCCTGGCCGTCACGGGTGCGTTCGGGTACGTCTCCTACGTGCTCGGGGCCGCCTCGATCGCCGGAATGTTCACGGGCGTCTTGCTCGGGCTGTTGACGATCGTCTTCGGCGGCTACGACTGGTTCGTCGTCTTGCTTTCGTTTTTCGCGATCGGCAGCCTTTCGACGAAGTATCGCTACGAGGAGAAGAAAGCACGCGGCATCGCCGAAGCGAACGACGGCGCTCGCGGCAGCGCGAACGTTCTCGGAAACGCCGCCGTCTCCCTCGCTGCCGTCATCGGCTACGCCGCAAGCACCGCCGGCTTGCTCGCACTCGAGGCCGACGTCTTCCTGTTCGCGTTCGCCGGCTCCGTCGCGACCGCGATGAGCGACACCCTCTCGAGTGAGATCGGCGGCGTCTTCGACCGACCACGGCTCATCACCACCTTCGAGCGCGTCGAACCGGGCACCGACGGCGGCGTCACCTGGCAGGGCGAACTCGCCGGCATCGCCGGTGCGACGATCGTCGCGGCGCTTTCGTTCGCGTTCTTCCCCGAGGTCGACGCCGTCGGTGCGGCCGTGATCGTCGCCGCCGGCGTCGTCGGGATGACCGTCGATAGCCTGCTCGGGGCCACGCTCGAGGGAACGGTACTCGGTAACCAGGGCGTGAACTTCCTCGCGACGCTTTCGGGCGCGCTCGTCGGCGCCGTTCTCGTGTTCTCGGTTGCCGCCGTCGGCTGACTTTCGACGGGGCTACCCCAGCAAAACGAGCGCGAGCGCCGCGAGTCGTGCCGGACGATCTGCCGTCTGCGGTGTCGATCACTGCGAGTCGGGCGGCCGCTCGGCAATCTCGTCGATCGCGTAGATCCGGACGTCCGTCGGCCGTTTCACGAACTGACCGAGTGATCGGGCGACGACCCGGTCGACGTCGTGGTCGGCCATCCGGTCGAGCAGTTGCTGGCCGAGAATGTCGTCGAGGACGATCGTCGACGGAGTCGTCTCGAGTTCGTCGAGCAACGTCTCGGCTTCCGGGGCGTCTCCTTCCTCGAGTACGTCGCCGTCGGCGTCGAGAAACCGTACTCGGTCGGTTCCCTCGCGGACGACGGCAGCGGCGTGGCCGTAGATCGTTTCGGGATCGTCGGTCGGTGCTGACTCCGGCTCCGGTTCGTCCTCGACGGTCGCGGACGCGTCGCCCTCGTCTTCGTCACTCGAGTCCGGATGGGACGCCGTCTCCGGAGACGTCGACTCCTCACCGACTGGCGGTGCGGGCGTCGTACTCCCGTCGGTGGCGGCGACGGCCTCCCGGGGCGTGTTCAGTCCGGCGACGGCGTCGTAGGGAACCTTGTTTCTAAGAGCGGCGAACAGCTCGTGGTGGTCGAGTTCCTCGACCGACGATCCGGCGGGGGCGAACGCCACGTAATCTATCTCACCGACCTGTGAGAGCTCTTCCAGAATGAGGTCGCCGCCACGGTCGCCGTCGAGAAACGCGGTGACGGTGCGACTTCTCGTGAGGTCGGCGACGGCGTCGGGGACGTTCGTTCCCTCGACCGCGATGGCGTTTTTGATGCCGTACTTGAGCAGGGTGAGCACGTCGGATCGGCCCTCGACGACGATGACCGCGTCGCTGTCCGGCACGCGCGGTCCGGCAGGGAATCCCTCGTACTCGGTGACGTCCTCGACGCGGACGTGCTGGCGTACTTCGGCTAAGATCTCTTCGGTGCTCATCACCGAGTCGTCGAAACCGGTCTCGAGCAACTCCTTCGCGCGGTCGACGACCTCCTTTCGTTTTGCCGCCCGGACGTCCTCGATGTCGGTGGTCTCGAGGTCGGCTCGGCAGGGACCGATCCGCGTGATCGTCTCGAGGGCGGCCGCAAGCGTCGCCGTCTCGACTTTGTCGAGACTGGTCGCGATCGTCAGGTGACCGTACGACTGGCCGGCCGTACTCGAGATTTCGACGTCGATGCGGCCGACTTTTTGGGACTGACGCAGGTCACGGAGGTCGAGTTCGTCGCCGAGTAAGCCTTCGGTCTGGCCGAAGATCGCCCCGACGACGTCGCTCCGTTCGACCACGCCGTCGGCCGTGACGTCCGCGTGAATGAGATATTTCGATGTATCTTCCATGAGCGATCAGCCCCGGTAACACGGGAGCCGTCGGGTTCTGTTCGATAAATTTGGGGCGTCGATGGCAAATACCTGTTGACATGCGCGCAGGTACGCTGTGGAACGGGAAAACGAGACACTGACGCTTCGCCTGCGGTCCGACCACTCGAGTCCGTCGGGTGTGGTTCGGCGTCTACCTTGTCTCGGTCGTTCGGTTCGACTCGAGGGCGTCTTCGTCGGGTCGTTCCCCGCGTGGCAGTGAGTCCCGAAACCGGCTGACGACCGAACGAGCGTCGGCGAGTTCGGGTTCGCTGACGGCACCGAGCAGTGCGATCGCACGACGGGCGCGAGTGCGTCGCCAGGACTGCTCGCGGTGTTCGTAGGTTCTGACTGCCCGCAGAAAGTCCGTCTTCGAGAACTCGGGCCAGTACGGCGTACAGAAGAAGACGGCGGCCTCGTTGCCGTTTGCGTGCCACGGCAGGAAATTCGAGGTGCGTTCGTCCCCGCCGGTGCGGATGATGAGATCGACGTCACGGACCGGTCGGTCGTACAGCCGCCGTTCGATCGTCTCGACGTCTACCGCTTCGGGTTCGAGTTCGCCGTCGGCGACGTCGCGGGAAACGCTGCGGGCGGCACAGAGAAGTTCGTTGCGGCCGCCGTAGGCGAGTGCAATGTTGAGTACGAATCGATCGTACTCGCGGGTTCGAGACTCGGCGTAGTTGACGGCGTCTCGGACGCGCTCGGGGAGGCGGTCGATGTCGCCGATGCCGCGAATGCATACCTCGTTGTCGTGGACGCGGTCGGCGTCGGCGAACTCTCGCAGCTTCTCACAGAGGAGGTCGAACAACGCTTCCCGTTCTTCGGGTGGCCGATCGAAGTTCTCCGTCGAGAACGCATACAGCGTGAGCTCTTCGACGCCGACGTCCTGGCACCACTCGAGGACGCGTTCGGTCGTCTCCGCGCCGGCGCGATGGCCGTCGGGCGCGTCGTCGCCACGCCGTTTCGCATACCGCCGGTTGCCGTCCTGGATGACTGCGACGTGGGTCGGCGCACCCGATATTTCCCGGGCGAGCAGTCGTTCGTAGGCCGACCTGACGCGTCGGTGAAGCCACCGATTCATCGTCTCGTCTGCGGTAACATCGTCGACGACTATGTGTTTTGTGTGACACTCGCCACCAATGAGACGCTGCCAGCACCGCCGCGACGAACCGTGACGGCTATCCGTACCCGCGTCCTCGCCTCGGGCAATGGCAGACGCGATCGACGAGGACCTCTACAGGCGAACGAAGGCGTTGCTCGAGCCCGGCGAGATCGAACTCAACGGGACGATCGTTCACACCCAGTACGGCTCCGACGAGGACGTCAAGATGATGCAGGCGACGATCGACGTCGGCGATATTATTGCCGAACACGCCGGATACGACCCGAAGGACTGTTACGTCTACTCGGGCAACGACAACACCGACTTCGCCTCGAACCAGCACCAGGGGCGCACGCTCGAGGACGAGGAGTTCGTCTGGGAGTGCCAACAGCTCCTGCGGGAGGGCACCTTCGACGTCGTCATCTACTACGAAGCGAGTGCCGACCACGAGGCGATCCTCGAGGAGATCCGCGAACTCGGCTACGAGGTCACCGGCGTCGAAGGCACGTAGCGGAGCGATTCCCACGTCGCTGGAGCGGGCGTGTCCCTTATGCGAAGCCGGTACCGACGTACTCGTATGAGCGTGGCGTTGGTCCCCGCCCGTTCGGTCAATAACCCAGGAGATTGGTTACTTTTACATAGTGGTGACGCCAAACTGCGGCAAGTGATCGAGGACGTGTTCGTCGAACGACCGTCGATAGGGGGGGTGTCGTCGTGACCGACGCTGGCGTCGTAAGCGGTGCACGTGTCACACACGAGACCGGAAGCGTCGACGAGCTCGCCGCTGCCAGCCCGGACAGTCAGCGAGCCGGCGTCGCCGAGTTGTACTCGCGATCGGACGTCGAGGAGGCGTTCGTCATCTCGACGTGCAACCGCGTCGAGGCCTACGTCGTGACGCCGGACGCTGAAACCGGCCGGGAGCTGCTCGCAGACGTATTCGGCGACGTCCCCGCTGAGACGGTCGTCTACACGGACCACGACGAGAGCCTGCGACACCTCCTGCGGGTCGCTACTGGGCTCGAGTCGGTCGTCCTCGGCGAAGACCAGATCATCGGCCAGGTTAGAGACGCCTACGAGGACGCCCGCACGGTCGGTGCGGTCGGGCCGATGCTCGAGACGGCGATCACGAAGGCGATCCACGTCGGCGAACGTGCTCGAACCGAGACGTCGATCAACGAGGGCGTCGTCTCGCTCGGCTCGGCTGCCACGAAGCTGATCGCCGAAACCGCCGGTCTCGAGGACGCCACGACGCTGGTCGTCGGGGCGGGCGAGATGGGCGAACTCGCCGCCCGGAGCCTCGCCGATCGAGACGTCGAGGCGGTCGTCGTCGCGAACCGGACCGTCTCGGCCGCCGAGGACCTCGTCACCGCCCTCGAAGACGACGCCGACGCTCGTGCCGTCTCCCTCGCAGACCTCGAGTCCGTCGCCTCCCGTGCCGATGCGGTCGTCACGGCGACGGGGAGCCCGGAGCCGATTCTCGAACCGGCTCACCTCGGCGAGTGCGAACAGGTCGTCGTCGACCTCGGGCAGCCACGGGACGTCCGGCCTACGGCCGACTCGCTCGACAACGTCACCGTCTACGACTTAGACGACCTCGAGGCGGTCACCGAACGGACCCGATGCCAGCGAGCCGACGCCGCAGCCGAAGTCGAGGCGATGATCGACCGCGAGTTCGATCTGCTCTGTGAACAGTACAAACGCATGCGAGCCGACGAGGTCATCGCCGCGATGTACGAGAGCGCAGACCGGATCAAACGACGCGAGCTCGAGACCGCCTGCAGTCGGCTCGAGGCGGCCGAGACCGCCGCAGAACGCGAGGAGGTCGTCCGATCGATGGCCGACGCGTTGGTCTCACAGCTGCTCGCACCGCCGACTAAGAGCCTGCGAGAGGCCGCCGCCGAGGACGACTGGGAGACGATCAGCACCGCCTTGCAGCTGTTCGACCCCGAGTTCGGACCCGAATCGATCGTCGGCGGTGATGGTTCACCCGACGGCACGGAGGCCGTCGGCGCGCTCGAGGACGACTGATCTAGCACAACGATTATTTAATTGGGTTTCGTGCGACCGCACATGTCCGATCTGCTTTCCGACGACGAGATTGCGGATCTGCTTCCCCAGGGGTGGGACCACGACGGCGACGAGATCGTTCGCGTCTACGAGTTCGCCGACTACCTCCGTGGCGTCAACTTCGCACAGATGGTCGGCGAGATCGCCGAAGCTCACTCCCATCACCCCGAGCTCACGATTCGGTACGAGGAACTCGAGATCAGGCTTACGACCCACGAGGAAGGCGGCGTCACGGATAGAGACGTCGAGCTGGCGAGCGTCATCGAGGCCGAACGGTAGGCGATTTCGACGCGACGGTTCGCTACCTTTTTCCCGACCCTGTGGATACATTTCGGCATGCTCACCGTGCGGGCTCCGGCAACGAGCGCGAACCTCGGGAGCGGCTTCGACGTCTTCGGCGTCGCGCTCGAGACGCCCGCCGACGTGATTCGTGTCGAACGAGCGGCCGAAACCACGATTACGGTCACCGGTGTCGGGAGCCAGTACATTCCCGAAGATCCCGCGAAAAACACCGTCGGTGCGGTCGTCGAGGAACTCGATGCACCTGCTCGGATCCGGATCGACAAGGGCGTCAGACCGTCCTCGGGACTCGGTTCCTCGGCCGCAAGCGCCGCCGCAGCCGCCGTTGCACTGAACGAACTCTACGACCGCGGCCTCTCGCGAGAGGAACTCGTCCCCGTCGCTGCCGAGGGCGAGGCACTCGTCTCGGGCGAGGCCCACGCCGACAACGTCGCACCCGCTCTGTTGGGCGGATTCACCATCGTCAGCAATGGGGGGGTCACGCAGGTCGACGCCGACGTCTCGCTGGTCGCCTGCCTCCCCGAGATTTCGGTTTCGACGCGTGCTGCACGCGACGTCGTCCCCGAGTCGGCGACGATGACACAGATCGTCGACACCGTCGGTCACGCGTCGACGCTCGCCGTCGGGATGACTCGCGACGACCCCGACCTCGTCGGCCGCGGTATGGACGACGGCATCGTTACCCCCGAACGGGCCGCACTCATCGACGGCTACGATCGAGTCCGGGAGGCGGCCCTCGAGGCCGGCGCGACCGGCGTCACCGTAAGCGGGGCCGGCCCGACGATACTCGCGGTCTGTCGCCGTCACGATCGACGGGCGGTCGCCACAGCCATGATCGACGTCTTCGATTCGATCGGCGTCGAGAGTCGAGCCTACCAGACGACCGTCGGAACCGGCGCGACGGTCTATCGCGAGTAATAATGACGGCTGTGACTGTGTTCCGGTGCAACCGAACGATGGTTCGCGGTTGCACCGGTACCGACTCACAGCCGTCGTTATAAATGGCTCGCCGGCGCGATGGCGCGCTCGCAGGAGCCGTTCTCGCCGCATTTCTGTTCGCGTTCGTCTCCGTCGAGGCGTCGCTCTCGACGCCGTTTTTCCTCGCCGGCGTGCTCGGAACGATCGTCTTCGAACTGCTCGCCGCTCGAGCGTACGATCGGGTGCGAGCGTGCTGGGACCGGCCGATCGTTCAGGTCACGGCGCTCGTAGCCGGGGTCGCAATCGCGGCCGTCGGGGCCCAGACTGTACCCTCGAGGGCGCTCTCGGCCGGGATCGGCGCGCTGGTAGCGTACCTCGTTCTCCTCTTCGTCGTTCACGTTCGGGGCGTCCTCGAGGACGGTCGCGACTGACCGGCTCCTGCTCCGAACTCGCCGACGTGATGTCCGATCGATCCTCGAGATGTGCAACGTCTGTGCTTATCCACGTGACCGGCGAACGGCCCGGTATGGGTTCGTCCAGCACCGACGAGACGATAGCGTCTTACGGCACCGACATCGGAACGCGGACGAACGTCTGGACCCGGTTTCGGGAGTGGTTCCTCGTCGAGGGCGATCGCCTGCTCGTCGCTGCCTTCGTCATGATCGTGACGTTCGCCACGTTTTTGCTCCTGTTCTGGGGCGATCTCATCGCGTTCACCAACGACGACTCGATCACCCGTCTGGCCGGCGGCATGATCGCCGGGACGCTGTCG contains:
- a CDS encoding 4a-hydroxytetrahydrobiopterin dehydratase, with product MSDLLSDDEIADLLPQGWDHDGDEIVRVYEFADYLRGVNFAQMVGEIAEAHSHHPELTIRYEELEIRLTTHEEGGVTDRDVELASVIEAER
- a CDS encoding homoserine kinase, which produces MLTVRAPATSANLGSGFDVFGVALETPADVIRVERAAETTITVTGVGSQYIPEDPAKNTVGAVVEELDAPARIRIDKGVRPSSGLGSSAASAAAAAVALNELYDRGLSREELVPVAAEGEALVSGEAHADNVAPALLGGFTIVSNGGVTQVDADVSLVACLPEISVSTRAARDVVPESATMTQIVDTVGHASTLAVGMTRDDPDLVGRGMDDGIVTPERAALIDGYDRVREAALEAGATGVTVSGAGPTILAVCRRHDRRAVATAMIDVFDSIGVESRAYQTTVGTGATVYRE